One window of Candidatus Binatus sp. genomic DNA carries:
- a CDS encoding Wzz/FepE/Etk N-terminal domain-containing protein, whose amino-acid sequence MDPSGSDGHSTSSAGASACAAGAGAPAHLTEAQYATLQLLHYIDLLRARWILIAALTIGIGLGYGLYTKFLTVKWYRAQATVTPVPPEEGLSMGTGTAGDMVDGLGGGIASLLGGGGADTVTLAQRYTAIMNSYAFTTDLVSKYHLEHNIIGVRSKNAPTVTKWLIHTKIADRFSTEYDFKSGNLTLYFLDPSPAEAQRVLGFYLDSLRDKLRNEEVQAGASAAASLQDEVRKTSDALLQTQLYELMARQIQREKLAQVQSDFAFKVVEPPVVPDNYFAPKARNNAVLAASITFALVCTWILGSDFIRRAKAQFEGMNQAPDEPATTLDDPSPHPDDSETLHPRFVRNLRPKA is encoded by the coding sequence ATGGATCCTTCAGGCAGCGACGGGCATTCGACTTCGTCGGCGGGCGCAAGCGCTTGCGCTGCCGGCGCTGGCGCGCCCGCTCATCTCACAGAGGCGCAATACGCAACGCTGCAGCTTCTCCATTACATCGATCTGCTGCGTGCGCGATGGATCCTGATTGCAGCCCTCACCATAGGAATCGGCCTCGGCTACGGGTTGTACACAAAATTCCTGACGGTGAAGTGGTATCGCGCGCAGGCCACCGTCACACCAGTGCCGCCCGAAGAGGGCCTTTCGATGGGGACAGGAACGGCAGGTGACATGGTTGATGGATTGGGAGGAGGAATCGCGTCGCTGCTTGGCGGCGGCGGCGCCGACACGGTCACTCTGGCGCAGCGCTATACGGCGATCATGAACAGCTATGCGTTCACGACCGACCTCGTCAGCAAATATCATCTCGAGCACAACATCATCGGCGTTCGAAGCAAGAATGCGCCGACCGTGACGAAGTGGTTGATTCATACAAAGATTGCGGATCGATTCAGCACCGAATACGACTTCAAGAGCGGCAATCTGACCCTGTATTTCCTGGATCCGTCGCCTGCCGAAGCTCAACGCGTGCTCGGATTTTACCTCGACAGCCTGCGCGACAAGCTTCGCAACGAGGAAGTGCAAGCCGGCGCCAGCGCGGCCGCTTCCCTGCAGGATGAGGTCCGGAAAACTTCCGACGCGCTTTTGCAGACTCAACTCTACGAGCTGATGGCGCGGCAGATTCAGCGCGAGAAACTCGCGCAGGTGCAATCCGACTTCGCCTTCAAGGTCGTCGAACCTCCGGTCGTGCCCGACAATTATTTCGCGCCCAAAGCGCGCAACAACGCCGTCCTGGCAGCCTCGATCACCTTCGCGCTCGTTTGCACATGGATTCTCGGGTCGGATTTCATTCGCCGCGCCAAAGCGCAGTTCGAAGGCATGAATCAAGCGCCGGACGAGCCCGCAACGACGCTTGACGACCCCTCGCCACACCCCGACGATAGCGAGACATTGCATCCCCGCTTTGTCCGCAATCTTCGCCCCAAGGCTTGA